From Clupea harengus unplaced genomic scaffold, Ch_v2.0.2, whole genome shotgun sequence, the proteins below share one genomic window:
- the trim107 gene encoding E3 ubiquitin-protein ligase TRIM39, translated as MSRYEVKSSLELALSCPVCQCVLSEPVTLLCGHTFCEACLEGAMTSTNREGGWHCCPECNERFQGLGTEPKNLTLCRIVESYKEGQKGTANSLQRTQQQKGGKGTDIQTGECCTRYPDFASTKTNEDQRNVPEVLSPAQLEDINLGAELDTGSACCSGDPALKRETDEGRIRLSGLAKDLQVKLATAEALLRRETEKQADVRAVYSDLREKVTGLLQKMRDMILKYSMTGTELIEVRLQPRQEAIDRHVKHVSDLYSQLKQAQLQGGALLEEQDGAMFSRGLLTIEPLIIRLMGVPLEGIANTAEDTHPNMAGACEELERENAQLRVELSSVQRALRNLLNPSEVTFDPDTVHPSLVLSEDLKTVTFSTTKRAYPSQAKRFSSFLQVLSSQSFGVAGGEHCWELEMENCPWVVGVCYEGLPRSGLASALESSPGCWCLMYCDNLLRVYEQTRATQLKRTPSLRRVQIRVSFKNQSVSFYTVSNIDATKTHLHTSEVAFIEPVHLAIRMMSGQPKARITVC; from the coding sequence ATGTCCCGCTACGAGGTTAAGAGCTCTTTAGAATTAGCATTAAGTTGTCCAGTTTgccagtgtgttctctctgaaCCAGTTACCCTACTCTGTGGACACACATTTTGTGAGGCCTGTCTTGAGGGGGCCATGACTTCCACAAACCGTGAGGGTGGCTGGCACTGTTGCCCTGAGTGCAACGAGAGGTTCCAGGGCCTTGGAACCGAACCAAAGAACCTCACCCTTTGCAGAATCGTAGAAAGCTACAAAGAGGGACAAAAGGGCACAGCTAATTCTTTACAGAGAACCCAGCAGCAAAAGGGTGGTAAGGGAACGGACATTCAGACTGGTGAGTGTTGCACAAGATACCCTGACTTTGCTTCCACCAAGACCAATGAGGACCAAAGAAATGTACCAGAAGTCTTATCCCCCGCTCAATTGGAGGACATCAATTTGGGAGCAGAACTGGACACCGGGTCAGCTTGTTGCTCAGGTGACCCTGCTTTGAAAAGAGAAACTGATGAAGGCAGAATCAGGCTGTCTGGTTTGGCAAAAGATCTGCAGGTCAAACTTGCCACTGCAGAGGCCCTGTTACGGAGGGAGACTGAGAAACAGGCAGATGTCAGAGCTGTTTACTCTGACCTCCGGGAAAAAGTCACTGGATTGCTTCAAAAGATGAGAGACATGATCCTGAAGTACAGCATGACTGGAACAGAGCTGATTGAGGTCCGACTTCAGCCCAGACAGGAAGCCATTGACAGGCATGTCAAACATGTCTCTGACCTCTACTCTCAGTTAAAGCAGGCACAACTTCAAGGTGGTGCTCTTCTAGAGGAGCAAGATGGAGCCATGTTCAGTCGAGGTCTCTTGACAATTGAGCCTCTGATCATAAGGCTTATGGGAGTTCCTTTGGAAGGAATAGCGAACACTGCAGAGGACACCCACCCAAACATGGCAGGAGCTTGTGAAGAGCTGGAGCGGGAGAATGCTCAGCTCCGGGTAGAACTCAGTTCAGTGCAGAGAGCATTGCGAAACCTCCTTAACCCGTCAGAGGTGACATTTGACCCAGACACAGTCCACCCTAGCCTCGTTCTCTCTGAAGACCTGAAGACTGTGACGTTCAGCACCACCAAACGGGCATATCCCTCACAGGCTAAAAGGTTTAGCAGTTTCCTACAGGTCCTGAGTTCCCAGTCGTTTGGGGTGGCTGGCGGGGAGCATTGTTGGGAGCTGGAGATGGAGAACTGCCcctgggtggtgggggtgtgttaTGAAGGGTTGCCCCGTAGTGGGCTGGCCAGTGCCCTGGAGAGCAGCCCTGGCTGCTGGTGCCTAATGTATTGCGATAACCTGCTGAGGGTATATGAGCAGACACGGGCCACACAGCTGAAACGCACCCCCTCTCTGCGCAGAGTTCAGATTCGCGTCAGCTTTAAGAATCAATCTGTGTCATTTTATACTGTCAGTAATATTGATGCTACGAAGACGCACCTGCATACTTCTGAAGTTGCCTTCATTGAACCTGTGCACTTGGCTATCAGAATGATGTCTGGTCAACCAAAGGCACGCATTACTGTGTGTTAA
- the tpra1 gene encoding transmembrane protein adipocyte-associated 1 homolog, with translation MLDIGAEVVRFAQYGNITVIPTPENTSVAPTWPPESEMNVTKPHRCLQVLYEDISNSRVRFWDLLLLVPNVAFFMFLLWKLPSARAKIRQTSSPIFITFYILVFVVAAVGITRAIVSMTVSASSAATIIDKVLWEITRFFLLAIELSVIILGLAFGHLESNSSIKRVLAITAVLALGYSITQGTLEILYPDEHLSAEDFNIYGHGGRHFWLASSCFFFLVYSLIVILPKTSIRDRIYLPSKKSFYVYAGILAALNLVQGLGSALLCADIIEGLCCVDVTTFLYFSMFAPLIYVTFLKGFFGSEPKILFSYKSQIDEPDETDVHLPHTSAGMSRKDLDHSSFSSTQIDGSGSYLDDVASGPYGVGSINSIDSDRWRAINA, from the exons ATGCTGGACATTGGCGCAGAGGTGGTGAGATTTGCCCAGTATGGCAATATCACAGTGATCCCTACACCTGAAAACACCTCTGTGGCTCCCACCTGGCCCCCAGAGTCGGAGATGAACGTCACCAAACCACATAGGTGCCTTCAGGTCCTTTATGAAGACATCAGCAACTCTAG AGTGCGCTTCTGGGACCTGTTGCTTCTGGTACCTAATGTGGCCTTTTTCATGTTCCTGCTCTGGAAGCTGCCATCGGCACGTGCCAAGATCCGCCAAACTTCCAGTCCCATCTTCATCACCTTCTACATACTG GTATTCGTGGTAGCTGCAGTTGGCATCACCCGTGCAATAGTGTCAATGACTGTAAGTGCATCCAGTGCTGCCACCATCATAGACAAG GTGCTGTGGGAGATAACGCGCTTTTTCCTCCTGGCCATAGAGCTCAGTGTAATCATATTAGGACTGGCATTTG GTCATCTTGAGAGTAACTCCAGTATCAAACGTGTGTTGGCCATTACTGCAGTGCTGGCGCTGGGTTACTCCATCACACAG GGGACTCTGGAGATTCTTTACCCAGATGAACATCTCTCAGCTGAAGATTTTAATATATATGGCCATGGAGGGCGCCACTTTTGGTTGGCCAGCTCCTGTTTCTTCTTCCTG GTTTATTCTCTAATAGTCATCCTTCCCAAAACCTCGATCAGGGATAGGATATACTTGCcat CCAAGAAGAGCTTCTATGTGTACGCTGGCATCTTGGCTGCCCTTAACCTGGTCCAGGGCCTTGGCAGTGCGCTGCTGTGTGCAGACATCATTGAAGGCCTCTG CTGTGTTGACGTGACCACATTCCTCTACTTCTCCATGTTCGCTCCGCTTATCTACGTGACATTCCTCAAAGGCTTCTTCGG CTCCGAACCCAAGATCCTCTTCTCCTACAAGTCTCAGATCGACGAGCCTGACGAGACGGACGTGCACCTGCCCCACACCTCGGCAGGGATGAGCCGCAAGGACCTGGACCACAGCTCCTTCTCCAGCACCCAGATCGACGGCTCCGGGTCCTACCTGGACGACGTGGCCTCAGGACCGTACGGCGTGGGCAGCATCAACAGCATCGACAGTGACCGCTGGAGGGCGATCAACGCCTGA